Proteins co-encoded in one Capsicum annuum cultivar UCD-10X-F1 chromosome 9, UCD10Xv1.1, whole genome shotgun sequence genomic window:
- the LOC107841273 gene encoding uncharacterized protein LOC107841273: protein MAPFSALYGRRCRSLIGWFDVFEVRPSGTDLLRESLEKVRFIQEKLIATQSIQKEYVDWKVRDMHFMGGEQMLLKVSPMKGVMRFGKRDENLSYEEEPIAIIDRDIRKLRTKEIVLVKVQWKNRPIKKATWETEADMCSKYPHIFVDSGNSLFCLLVLSLSVRGRMII from the exons ATGGCACCGTTTAgtgctttgtatgggaggaggtgtagatctctcattgggtGGTTTGATGTATTTGAGGTGAGACCGTCGGGTACTGATTTGTTAAGAGAATCGTTAGAGAAGGTCAGGTTCATTCAGGAGAAACTTATAGCGACTCAAAGCATACAAAAAGAGTATGTGGATTGGAAAGTTAGAGATATGCACTTTATGGGGGGTGAGCAAATGTTGCtcaaagtttcacccatgaagggtgtcatGCGTTTTGGGAAGCGAG ATGAAAACCTCtcatatgaagaggaacctattgctATTATTGATAGAGATATccgtaagttgaggactaaggagattgtGTTGGTGAAGGTCCAGTGGAAGAATCGTCCTATTAAGAAGGCCACTTGGGAGACTGAAGCGGACATGTGTAGCAAGTATCCACATATTTTTGTGGATTCAGGTAATTCCTTGTTTTGCCTTCTTGTCTTAAGTTTGTCCGTTCGGGGACGAATGATTATTTAA
- the LOC107842369 gene encoding sulfate transporter 1.3 isoform X1: protein MSRRVTDNPEEMETDISRVASSRRHSDNGLPYVHKVGVPPKPNLLKEITETVKETFFHDDPLRNFKDQSKTRKLVLGIQAVFPILDWGMSYNLSKFKGDLIAGLTIASLCIPQDIGYAKLANLDPQYGLYSSFVPPLVYAFMGSSRDIAIGPVAVVSLLLGSMLQQELDPVKQKLEYQRLAFTATFFAGITQFVLGFFRLGFLIDFLSHAAIVGFMGGAAITISLQQLKGLLGIKKFTKKTDIVSVMRSVFVSAHHGWNWQTIVIGVSFLAFLLVAKFIGKKNKKYFWVPAIAPLISVILSTFFVFIFHAEKHDVQIVRHINRGINPPSVKEIYFSGEYLSKGFRIGAIAGLIALTEAVAIGRTFAALKDYQLDGNKEMIALGTMNITGSMASCYVATGSFSRSAVNYMAGCNTAVSNIIMSCVVLLTLELITPLFKYTPNAILASIIISAVIGLIDIEAMTLLYKIDKFDFLACMGAFMGVVFQSVEIGLLIAVAISFAKILLQVTRPRIAVLGKVPRTTVYRNIQQYPEATKVPGILIVRVDSAIYFSNSNYMRDRILRWLTDEEEMLKETNQQKIQYLIVEMSPVTDIDTSGIHALEDLLKSLQKRNVELVLANPGTLVIDKLHASGFPDRMGEDKIFLTVADAVMTFAPKMEP, encoded by the exons ATGAGTCGTCGTGTTACTGACAATCCCGAAGAAATGGAAACGGACATATCAAGAGTGGCTTCGTCACGGAGGCATTCGGATAATGGCTTGCCATATGTTCACAAAGTGGGAGTTCCTCCAAAACCAAACTTACTCAAGGAGATCACTGAAACTGTGAAAGAAACTTTCTTCCATGATGATCCATTGCGCAATTTTAAGGACCAATCTAAGACAAGGAAATTGGTCCTTGGCATTCAAGCTGTTTTCCCCATTCTTGATTGGGGAATGTCTTATAATTTGTCTAAGTTTAAAGGTGACCTTATTGCTGGGCTTACTATAGCCAGTCTTTGTATCCCTCAG GACATTGGCTATGCAAAACTTGCAAATTTGGATCCTCAGTATGGGCTAT ACAGTAGCTTTGTCCCACCCTTGGTATATGCGTTCATGGGAAGTTCAAGAGATATTGCGATAGGGCCTGTGGCTGTGGTGTCTCTCTTGCTTGGAAGCATGCTTCAGCAAGAACTTGACCCTGTTAAACAAAAACTGGAGTATCAGCGTCTTGCTTTCACTGCTACATTTTTTGCAGGCATTACACAGTTCGTTCTTGGATTCTTCAG gTTGGGTTTCTTGATTGATTTTCTATCTCATGCTGCCATTGTTGGCTTCATGGGGGGAGCAGCCATTACTATCAGCCTGCAACAACTGAAGGGTCTGCTTGGCATTaagaaattcacaaagaaaacTGATATTGTTTCTGTTATGAGATCAGTTTTTGTTTCAGCACATCATGGG TGGAATTGGCAGACTATTGTGATTGGAGTATCTTTCTTGGCTTTCCTTCTAGTCGCAAAGTTTATT GGTAAGAAGAACAAGAAATACTTTTGGGTGCCTGCAATTGCTCCACTGATATCTGTTATCCTCTCGACATTCTTTGTGTTTATTTTCCATGCTGAAAAACACGATGTCCAAATT GTAAGACACATCAATCGAGGGATTAATCCTCCATCagtgaaggagatctatttcagTGGTGAATATTTATCCAAAGGATTCAGAATTGGTGCAATTGCTGGTTTAATAGCACTAACG GAGGCTGTAGCGATTGGAAGAACATTTGCAGCATTGAAAGACTACCAATTGGATGGAAACAAAGAAATGATAGCTTTAGGAACAATGAATATAACTGGCTCAATGGCATCCTGCTATGTGGCTACCG GATCCTTTTCTCGTTCAGCAGTCAACTATATGGCTGGATGCAATACGGCAGTCTCAAATATTATCATGTCTTGTGTTGTGTTGTTAACTTTAGAATTGATCACACCGTTGTTCAAATACACGCCGAATGCCATACTGGCTTCCATCATCATATCTGCCGTTATTGGGTTGATAGATATCGAGGCAATGACTCTTCTATATAAGATTGATAAGTTTGATTTCCTTGCTTGTATGGGAGCCTTCATGGGAGTGGTCTTCCAGTCTGTTGAGATAGGCCTCTTGATCGCG GTTGCTATATCGTTTGCCAAAATCCTCCTCCAAGTTACAAGGCCTCGGATTGCTGTTCTTGGCAAGGTCCCAAGGACAACTGTTTACAGAAATATACAGCAGTATCCAGAAGCAACAAAGGTCCCtggcattcttattgtgagagtTGATTCTGCTATCTACTTTTCCAATTCCAATTACATGAGGGACAG GATACTAAGATGGCTAACTGATGAAGAAGAAATGCTGAAAGAAACTAATCAACAAAAGATCCAGTATTTGATAGTTGAGATGTCAC CTGTTACTGATATCGATACTAGTGGAATTCACGCTTTAGAAGATTTGCTTAAGTCCCTCCAGAAAAGAAATGTTGAA CTTGTTCTTGCAAATCCGGGGACATTGGTGATAGACAAGCTTCATGCATCTGGTTTTCCAGACAGGATGGGAGAAGACAAGATTTTCCTAACTGTGGCAGATGCTGTCATGACTTTTGCTCCAAAAATGGAGCCTTGA
- the LOC124887139 gene encoding uncharacterized protein LOC124887139: MALKSPKEIWNYPKEEYTGDETIRGMKVLNLIKKFELQKMKDSETVKEYSDRLLSIVNKIGLLGTKFKDSRIVEKNLVTVPERYEVSIITLENTKDLSKITSAELLNTLQAPDAECKICNELGHEAVICKNKSQKYEAEAQVTKEEEEEYHLFVATSSTKKSDFWMIDNEGKGNIAIKTVSGTKIISNIFYVPDIDKSLLSVGQEEGFKLLFGDNYCRIFDSINLENLQIDMRSKGFLFNLREGAHKSWKNKDKLADLFKRSNSAKAETISDPRRNVEDMSQK, translated from the exons atggCCCTTAAATCACCAAAAGAAATTTGGAATTATCCGAAGGAAGAATATACCGGAGATGAAACAATACGAGGCATGAAAGTATTAAATCTAATAAAGAAATTCGAATTGCAAAAGATGAAGGACTCTGAGACCGTCAAAGAGTACTCAGACCGTCTTCTTAGCATTGTTAACAAGATAGGATTGCTTGggacaaaatttaaagattcaagaattgttgaaaaaaatcttGTTACTGTGCCCGAAAGATACGAAGTATCAATAATTACCTTGGAAAACACAAAAGACCTATCCAAGATTACTTCGGCAGAATTGTTAAATACGTTGCAGGC GCCAGATGCAGAATGTAAGATTTGCAATGAACTTGGCCATGAAGCTGTGATTTGCAaaaacaaatctcaaaaatatgaagCAGAAGCCCAagtcaccaaagaagaagaagaagaatatcaCTTATTTGTGGCAACATCTTCAACCAAGAAATctgatttttggatgattgataatg AAGGAAAAGGGAATATTGCAATCAAAACAGTTTCaggtacaaaaataatttcaaatatctTTTACGTGCCCGATATTGATAAAAGTTTGTTAAGTGTTGGTCAAGAAGAAGGATTTAAACTATTGTTTGGAGATAACTATTGTCGAATCTTTGATTCCATTAATCTTGAGAATTTACAAATTGATATGAGAAGCAAAGGTTTCTTATTTAATCTAAGAGAAGGTGCACATAAGTCATGGAAGAACAAAGACAAATTGGCAGatttattcaagaggtcaaaTTCAGCCAAAGCCGAGACAATTTCTGATCCAAGGAGGAATGTTGAAGATATGTCTCAAAAATAA
- the LOC107842369 gene encoding sulfate transporter 1.3 isoform X2 codes for MGSSRDIAIGPVAVVSLLLGSMLQQELDPVKQKLEYQRLAFTATFFAGITQFVLGFFRLGFLIDFLSHAAIVGFMGGAAITISLQQLKGLLGIKKFTKKTDIVSVMRSVFVSAHHGWNWQTIVIGVSFLAFLLVAKFIGKKNKKYFWVPAIAPLISVILSTFFVFIFHAEKHDVQIVRHINRGINPPSVKEIYFSGEYLSKGFRIGAIAGLIALTEAVAIGRTFAALKDYQLDGNKEMIALGTMNITGSMASCYVATGSFSRSAVNYMAGCNTAVSNIIMSCVVLLTLELITPLFKYTPNAILASIIISAVIGLIDIEAMTLLYKIDKFDFLACMGAFMGVVFQSVEIGLLIAVAISFAKILLQVTRPRIAVLGKVPRTTVYRNIQQYPEATKVPGILIVRVDSAIYFSNSNYMRDRILRWLTDEEEMLKETNQQKIQYLIVEMSPVTDIDTSGIHALEDLLKSLQKRNVELVLANPGTLVIDKLHASGFPDRMGEDKIFLTVADAVMTFAPKMEP; via the exons ATGGGAAGTTCAAGAGATATTGCGATAGGGCCTGTGGCTGTGGTGTCTCTCTTGCTTGGAAGCATGCTTCAGCAAGAACTTGACCCTGTTAAACAAAAACTGGAGTATCAGCGTCTTGCTTTCACTGCTACATTTTTTGCAGGCATTACACAGTTCGTTCTTGGATTCTTCAG gTTGGGTTTCTTGATTGATTTTCTATCTCATGCTGCCATTGTTGGCTTCATGGGGGGAGCAGCCATTACTATCAGCCTGCAACAACTGAAGGGTCTGCTTGGCATTaagaaattcacaaagaaaacTGATATTGTTTCTGTTATGAGATCAGTTTTTGTTTCAGCACATCATGGG TGGAATTGGCAGACTATTGTGATTGGAGTATCTTTCTTGGCTTTCCTTCTAGTCGCAAAGTTTATT GGTAAGAAGAACAAGAAATACTTTTGGGTGCCTGCAATTGCTCCACTGATATCTGTTATCCTCTCGACATTCTTTGTGTTTATTTTCCATGCTGAAAAACACGATGTCCAAATT GTAAGACACATCAATCGAGGGATTAATCCTCCATCagtgaaggagatctatttcagTGGTGAATATTTATCCAAAGGATTCAGAATTGGTGCAATTGCTGGTTTAATAGCACTAACG GAGGCTGTAGCGATTGGAAGAACATTTGCAGCATTGAAAGACTACCAATTGGATGGAAACAAAGAAATGATAGCTTTAGGAACAATGAATATAACTGGCTCAATGGCATCCTGCTATGTGGCTACCG GATCCTTTTCTCGTTCAGCAGTCAACTATATGGCTGGATGCAATACGGCAGTCTCAAATATTATCATGTCTTGTGTTGTGTTGTTAACTTTAGAATTGATCACACCGTTGTTCAAATACACGCCGAATGCCATACTGGCTTCCATCATCATATCTGCCGTTATTGGGTTGATAGATATCGAGGCAATGACTCTTCTATATAAGATTGATAAGTTTGATTTCCTTGCTTGTATGGGAGCCTTCATGGGAGTGGTCTTCCAGTCTGTTGAGATAGGCCTCTTGATCGCG GTTGCTATATCGTTTGCCAAAATCCTCCTCCAAGTTACAAGGCCTCGGATTGCTGTTCTTGGCAAGGTCCCAAGGACAACTGTTTACAGAAATATACAGCAGTATCCAGAAGCAACAAAGGTCCCtggcattcttattgtgagagtTGATTCTGCTATCTACTTTTCCAATTCCAATTACATGAGGGACAG GATACTAAGATGGCTAACTGATGAAGAAGAAATGCTGAAAGAAACTAATCAACAAAAGATCCAGTATTTGATAGTTGAGATGTCAC CTGTTACTGATATCGATACTAGTGGAATTCACGCTTTAGAAGATTTGCTTAAGTCCCTCCAGAAAAGAAATGTTGAA CTTGTTCTTGCAAATCCGGGGACATTGGTGATAGACAAGCTTCATGCATCTGGTTTTCCAGACAGGATGGGAGAAGACAAGATTTTCCTAACTGTGGCAGATGCTGTCATGACTTTTGCTCCAAAAATGGAGCCTTGA